The Brevundimonas sp. SORGH_AS_0993 genome segment ACGCGACGATGAGGCGATCTGGGACAAGGCGGCGTCCGAGATCCTAGAAGCCGCCATCCTGCATGTCCTCTACACAGCCGAAGACGCCGACAAGACCCTGGTGACGGTGCGCGAGCTGTTGGCTGATCTGAACGATGCGGCCGAGGTCATGAGCCGCACCCTGCATCGTCCGGGACCGGACGGTGAGCCCGAGCCCCATCCGTTCATCCTCACCGCCGTGAAAGGCTATGCGGCGATGCATGACCGGTTCCGGACCTCGGTCCAGGGCACCGCGCGCTCCTATCTCAAATGGCTTGCGGGCGACGATGTCGAGCGGGCGCTATCGGTGTCGGACTTCAGCCTTGGCGATCTGATATGTGCGAAGTCGCCGATGTCGCTCTACGTCCAGGTCGCGCCGGCGGACGCCGCCGCACTGCGGCCTCTGGTGCGCCTGTTCTTCTATGCCGCCGCCCAGGCGCTCACGGTTCACGAAAGCGAGGATGCCGCCGGCCGCTCCAAACAGCATCGATTGCTGATGCTGATGGACGAGTTTCCTCTGCTCGGGCGGGTCAGCTTCTTCGAGAAATCGCTGCGGCTCCTGAGTGGCTATGGGGTCAAGGTGATGTTCGTGGCCCAGTCATTGAACGACATCGTGGAGACCTACGGGGTCAACAACACCATCCTCGACAACTGCGCCGTCTTCACCTCTTTTTCGGCGCTCGATCCCCTGACCCAGGACAAGGTCTCCAAACTCACGGGGACGGTGGCGGAAGCGCGCAGGAGCCGAGTTCTCCGGCCGGTCTGGCCGGTGGGGCGCAGCACGGTGTCGCGCTCCGAGATCGAACGGCCTCTGATGGAGCCGGGTGAGATCCGCGCCCTCCCGGATGACCAGCAACTGGTCTTCGACGGGCCGGCGGCCCCTGAAGACCGCCAAGCTTCTCTACGACAAGGTTCGGCCGTTTCGTGATCGCGCCGATGAGGCTCCGCACGATCAGGCGTCGGGTGTCGATGCGCCAGGGCGGTCCCCGCATCCCTGGGCGGGCCGCCGCAGCCTGGGTGAGGATGCACAGGCCGGCCTTCCTCTCTTCAAGGAGGTGGCTGCCGCCATGGACGACAAGAAGACGGTGGCCCGCGTCGCTGAGGCCTACAGCCGCGTGGCCGAGGCGATGGCGGCCGAGAAGGCGGCCCTGGATCACCTGCAAGGACTCCCCCATGACTAGACGCGCCGCTCCGACCTGCCGGGTTCAGGTCTATCTCAACGATCCGAAGGTGGTGACCGGTCTGAACCGGGAGGCCCGGGCCGGACGGATGCCGCTGAGCCAGGCGGCCGGACGCGCCATCGCGCGCGGTCTGCAGAAGAGCTCTCATGCCGACCCGGACGATCGGCTTCTTTTGCTGGAGCAGTCCCTGAAGGGGCATATGCGGTCCTCGGCGAGAGACCTGCAGATCGTTCAGGAACTCCTCATCGAAGTCGCGCGCGCCTTCTTCCTGCGCCTTCCCGACGCCATCGTGGATCAGGATCCGACCGTCCAGGCGGCTGTCGATCGCCGGATCGAGACCCTCCTGGATGCGACGGCGGCGCGTATCGTTGCGGGACGAGGCCACAGGGATCCGGAAGAGACGGTCGCGGAGGAGCCCCGGTCCTTTGGCGCGGCGGTCTGAGATGAGCGCCCATCCCATCGTCGCGGAGCGGAAACTTCAGGCGCTGCGCCATGCGCTCGGCGACACCATTCTGTCGGCGCTCGTGGCGACCGATGTCGTTGAGATCTTGGCCAATCCGGATGGCCGTATCATCCTGGACCGGATTGGATCCGGGCGAGAGGACACCGGCGAGGTGCTCGCGAGCGATGCGCGTGAACGGGTCATACGTCTTGTCGCGGACTACGTCGGAGAACCCGTGGTCCGCGAAGACCCACGCCTCGCAGGCGTTCTTCCCGGTAGCGGCGAGCGGTTTCAGGGCCTCGTGCCGCCCGTCGCTCTCGCGCCGGCCTTTTCCATCCGCAAACGTCCCGCCTCTGTCTGGAGACTGGAAGACTATGTGCGCGACGGCGTGATGACCGAGGACCAGGCCTCCGGCCTGAAGGCCGCCGTGGTCGCGCGACGCAATATCCTGATCTCGGGCGGTACGGGGTCCGGCAAGACGACGCTCGCCAATGCCCTGTTGGCCGAACCCGCCTTTGCAGGGGATCGGGTGTTCATGATCGAGGACACGCCGGAGCTACAGTGTTCCGCCTGGGATACGGTGTCGGTGCTGACGCGGCGTTCGCCCCGACCGATCGGCGTGGCGGATCTGGTCCGGGACGCCCTGCGGATGCGGCCCGACCGGATCGTCGTCGGCGAAATGCGCGACGGCGCCGCGGCGCTGGAAACCCTCAAGAGCTGGAATACCGGTCATCCCGGCGGGCTGTCGACGATCCATGCGAACTCGGCCGGGGACGCTCTGCGGCGGATCGAGGATCTGGTTTCGGAGGTCGCCGCCGTCGTCCCGACGCGGGCCATCGGACAGGCCGTGGACGTCATCGTCCAGATCCGTAGAACTTCTAGCGGCCGAGAGGTCGAGGCCATCCTCGCCGTGGAGGGATTTGAAGACGGCGACTATAAGGTGTCGGCCATCGGGCGCGGCGATTAGCCGATCTAATCGCCGCAGAACATGCGGTGATCAGGCCCGCATATAGTCTTGTCGGCTAGAGTGATGACGGGAAGGCCTCGCCC includes the following:
- a CDS encoding type IV secretory system conjugative DNA transfer family protein, with amino-acid sequence MSKPPQKLESQQINQLNWVRTLVHDPKKELWRVTGGWRGRFSHALYFDPRDPASACWNPLAEIRPGPGELAQFQRLVAILSDPGGARDDEAIWDKAASEILEAAILHVLYTAEDADKTLVTVRELLADLNDAAEVMSRTLHRPGPDGEPEPHPFILTAVKGYAAMHDRFRTSVQGTARSYLKWLAGDDVERALSVSDFSLGDLICAKSPMSLYVQVAPADAAALRPLVRLFFYAAAQALTVHESEDAAGRSKQHRLLMLMDEFPLLGRVSFFEKSLRLLSGYGVKVMFVAQSLNDIVETYGVNNTILDNCAVFTSFSALDPLTQDKVSKLTGTVAEARRSRVLRPVWPVGRSTVSRSEIERPLMEPGEIRALPDDQQLVFDGPAAPEDRQASLRQGSAVS
- the trbB gene encoding P-type conjugative transfer ATPase TrbB, encoding MSAHPIVAERKLQALRHALGDTILSALVATDVVEILANPDGRIILDRIGSGREDTGEVLASDARERVIRLVADYVGEPVVREDPRLAGVLPGSGERFQGLVPPVALAPAFSIRKRPASVWRLEDYVRDGVMTEDQASGLKAAVVARRNILISGGTGSGKTTLANALLAEPAFAGDRVFMIEDTPELQCSAWDTVSVLTRRSPRPIGVADLVRDALRMRPDRIVVGEMRDGAAALETLKSWNTGHPGGLSTIHANSAGDALRRIEDLVSEVAAVVPTRAIGQAVDVIVQIRRTSSGREVEAILAVEGFEDGDYKVSAIGRGD